The genome window GGGCGCTTTACTTAGTTAGCGTGCAGTTCCTCATTGAGGGATACCGAGGAGGTATAGGGGGTGGCCTCCACAGCGCCGGAGACGGAGTTGCGACGGAAGAGCACACCGGAGGCGCCGGAAAGAGCGGAAGCCTTGACGGCGGAGCCATCTTCGACCCCGGCGGCCTGGGCCACAGCACCAAATACGGAAACCTTGGTACCGGCCGTGACGTACAGGCCGGCCTCCACCACGCAGTCATCACCGAGGGAGATGCCCACGCCGGCGTTGGCGCCCAGCAGGCAGCGCTCACCGATGGAGATGACCTCCTTGCCGCCACCGGAGAGCGTGCCCATGATGGAGGCTCCGCCGCCCACATCAGAACCATTGCCCACTACCACACCGGCGGAAATGCGGCCCTCTACCATGGAGTTTCCCAGGGTGCCCGCGTTGAAGTTCACAAAACCCTCGTGCATGACGGTGGTTCCCTCGGCCAGGTGGGCACCCAGGCGCACGCGATCGGCGTCACCGATGCGCACGCCGGTGGGAACCACGTAATCCACCATGCGCGGGAACTTGTCCACGGAATACACGGTTACCGGGCCGCGCGCGGCAAGGCGGGCCCGCACCATTTGGAAATCGGCGGGAGTGCAGGGGCCGTAATTCGTCCACACCACGTTGGCCAGGAGGCCGAAGATACCGTCCATGTTTTGCCCGTGCGGGCGCACCAGGCGGTGGGAGAGCAGGTGCAGGCGCAGGTAGGCGTCATAAGCGTCGGCAGGGGCCTCATCCAGGGAGGCAATGCGGGTCTCCACCGCCACGCGAGCTACGCCACGATCCTCGTCCGGGCCGGTGAGCGCGGTGAGGTGGGCGGGGGTCTCGTTGAGGCGATCCGTGCCTGCGGTCA of Corynebacterium sp. 21KM1197 contains these proteins:
- the dapD gene encoding 2,3,4,5-tetrahydropyridine-2,6-dicarboxylate N-succinyltransferase, yielding MTSASAQGIATLTHDGTVLDVWFPAPQLHDTPLTAGTDRLNETPAHLTALTGPDEDRGVARVAVETRIASLDEAPADAYDAYLRLHLLSHRLVRPHGQNMDGIFGLLANVVWTNYGPCTPADFQMVRARLAARGPVTVYSVDKFPRMVDYVVPTGVRIGDADRVRLGAHLAEGTTVMHEGFVNFNAGTLGNSMVEGRISAGVVVGNGSDVGGGASIMGTLSGGGKEVISIGERCLLGANAGVGISLGDDCVVEAGLYVTAGTKVSVFGAVAQAAGVEDGSAVKASALSGASGVLFRRNSVSGAVEATPYTSSVSLNEELHAN